The following proteins come from a genomic window of Streptomyces sp. Sge12:
- the hisD gene encoding histidinol dehydrogenase produces MISRIDLRGDALPEGGALRDLLPRAEFDVEAALEKVRPICEDVHHRGTAALIEYAQKFDGVELSQVRVPAEAIKAALEQLDPAVRAALEESIRRARIVHRNQRRTEHTTQVVPGGTVTEKWVPVERVGLYAPGGRSVYPSSVVMNVVPAQEAGVESIALASPPQKEFGGLPHPTILAACALLGVDEVYAAGGAVAVAMFAYGTEDCLPVNMVTGPGNIWVAAAKRYFTGKIGIDTEAGPTEIAVLADSTADPVHVAADLISQAEHDPLAAAVLVTDSAELADAVEKELEPQVAATKHVEDRIKPALAGKQSAIVLVDSLEDGLKVVDAYGAEHLEIQTADAAAWAARVRNAGAIFVGPWAPVSLGDYCAGSNHVLPTGGCACHSSGLSVQSFLRGIHIVDYTRDALAEVTHHVVTLAEAEDLPAHGAALKARFGWKVPTV; encoded by the coding sequence GTGATCTCTCGTATCGACCTGCGCGGTGACGCCCTCCCCGAGGGCGGCGCCCTGCGCGACCTGCTGCCCCGTGCCGAGTTCGACGTAGAAGCTGCCCTGGAGAAGGTGCGGCCCATCTGCGAGGACGTCCATCATCGCGGCACGGCGGCGCTGATCGAATACGCGCAGAAGTTCGACGGGGTCGAGCTCTCGCAGGTCCGGGTACCCGCGGAGGCCATCAAGGCCGCCCTGGAGCAGCTGGACCCGGCCGTCCGCGCCGCCCTGGAGGAGTCGATCCGGCGCGCCCGGATCGTGCACCGGAACCAGCGCCGCACCGAGCACACCACCCAGGTGGTCCCCGGCGGCACCGTGACCGAGAAGTGGGTTCCCGTCGAGCGCGTGGGACTGTACGCCCCGGGCGGCCGCTCGGTGTACCCGTCCTCCGTCGTCATGAACGTCGTCCCGGCCCAGGAGGCGGGCGTCGAGTCGATCGCGCTCGCGTCCCCGCCGCAGAAGGAGTTCGGCGGCCTGCCGCACCCGACGATCCTCGCCGCGTGCGCGCTGCTCGGCGTGGACGAGGTGTACGCGGCCGGCGGCGCCGTCGCCGTCGCGATGTTCGCGTACGGCACCGAGGACTGCCTGCCGGTCAACATGGTGACCGGCCCCGGCAACATCTGGGTCGCCGCCGCCAAGCGCTACTTCACCGGGAAGATCGGCATCGACACCGAGGCCGGCCCGACCGAGATCGCCGTCCTCGCCGACTCCACCGCCGACCCGGTGCACGTCGCCGCCGACCTGATCAGCCAGGCCGAGCACGACCCGCTGGCCGCGGCCGTGCTCGTCACGGACTCCGCCGAGCTCGCGGACGCCGTCGAGAAGGAGCTGGAACCGCAGGTCGCCGCCACCAAGCACGTCGAGGACCGGATCAAGCCGGCCCTGGCCGGCAAGCAGTCCGCGATCGTGCTGGTCGACAGCCTGGAGGACGGCCTGAAGGTCGTCGACGCGTACGGCGCCGAGCACCTGGAGATCCAGACCGCCGACGCCGCCGCGTGGGCCGCCCGCGTACGCAACGCCGGCGCGATCTTCGTCGGCCCGTGGGCCCCGGTCTCGCTCGGCGACTACTGCGCCGGGTCGAACCACGTGCTGCCCACCGGCGGCTGCGCCTGCCACTCCTCCGGCCTGTCCGTGCAGTCCTTCCTGCGCGGCATCCACATCGTCGACTACACGCGCGACGCCCTCGCCGAGGTCACCCACCACGTGGTGACGCTGGCCGAGGCCGAGGACCTGCCCGCGCACGGCGCCGCCCTGAAGGCGCGCTTCGGATGGAAGGTGCCCACCGTATGA
- a CDS encoding NYN domain-containing protein, producing MERVDRCVVLVDAGYLLGAAASLLAGEPSRSRITIDHAALIQGLRERAEADTEQPLLRIYWFDGAPDRVPQPEHRRLRVMPRVTVRLGALTRSDGRWAQKGVDAAMHAELTELARNRACSDVVLVTGDGDLLPGLMSAKEHGVAVHLWAVQAADGDYNQSEDLVAEADERRVLDRAWITRAVRAKDLTGLCSPPPAPRPDIAAILSAPLPEAALAEAARNGTAATGEPDRDGVSVPAPATPGGKPVPTPKDLAGSLRAPGQQSAPQNGPTGAHAPASALRWSSDKGWIDRAGPLGEPAETASLPTLAQLTSAEQRWADREEDITTVGGDPFEVGQVFARRWMERLPETVHLQKLATMYPRIPHRIDGELLRYAARFGLLAHKDDQIDEHDRYAIRAGFWREIDVRAAAEHVAAVPASAPGAGPGDHAAPPTPTAE from the coding sequence GTGGAACGCGTGGACCGCTGCGTCGTCCTGGTGGACGCCGGGTACCTGCTGGGTGCCGCCGCCAGCCTTCTCGCCGGGGAGCCCTCCCGCTCCCGGATCACCATCGACCATGCCGCCCTCATCCAGGGCCTGCGCGAGCGGGCCGAGGCCGACACCGAACAGCCCCTGCTGCGCATCTACTGGTTCGACGGCGCACCCGACCGGGTGCCCCAGCCCGAACACCGGCGGCTGCGCGTCATGCCCCGCGTCACCGTCCGCCTGGGCGCCCTGACCCGCAGCGACGGGCGCTGGGCGCAGAAGGGCGTCGACGCCGCCATGCACGCCGAGCTCACCGAGCTCGCCCGCAACCGCGCCTGCTCCGACGTGGTCCTCGTCACCGGCGACGGCGACCTGCTGCCCGGCCTGATGTCCGCCAAGGAACACGGGGTCGCCGTCCACCTGTGGGCCGTCCAGGCCGCCGACGGGGACTACAACCAGTCCGAGGACCTCGTCGCCGAGGCCGACGAACGCCGCGTCCTGGACCGGGCCTGGATCACCCGCGCCGTCCGCGCCAAGGACCTCACCGGACTGTGCTCCCCGCCGCCCGCACCGCGCCCCGACATCGCCGCCATCCTCTCGGCCCCGCTGCCCGAGGCGGCGCTCGCCGAGGCCGCCCGCAACGGCACCGCCGCCACCGGGGAACCGGACCGAGACGGGGTCTCCGTACCGGCGCCCGCCACGCCCGGCGGCAAACCGGTCCCCACGCCCAAGGACCTGGCCGGCTCCCTGCGCGCCCCCGGCCAGCAGAGCGCCCCGCAGAACGGGCCGACCGGCGCCCACGCCCCCGCCAGCGCCCTGCGCTGGTCCTCCGACAAGGGCTGGATCGACCGGGCCGGACCGCTGGGCGAGCCCGCCGAGACCGCCTCGCTGCCCACCCTCGCCCAGCTCACCAGCGCCGAACAGCGCTGGGCGGACCGGGAGGAGGACATCACCACCGTCGGCGGCGACCCGTTCGAGGTGGGACAGGTGTTCGCCCGGCGCTGGATGGAACGCCTCCCGGAGACCGTCCACCTGCAGAAGCTGGCCACGATGTACCCGCGGATCCCGCACCGGATCGACGGCGAACTGCTGCGCTACGCGGCCCGGTTCGGGCTGCTCGCGCACAAGGACGACCAGATCGACGAACACGACCGGTACGCCATCCGCGCCGGGTTCTGGCGCGAGATCGACGTCCGCGCCGCCGCCGAACACGTGGCCGCCGTACCGGCCTCGGCACCCGGAGCCGGCCCCGGCGACCACGCCGCCCCGCCGACCCCGACGGCCGAGTAG
- a CDS encoding LON peptidase substrate-binding domain-containing protein: MTTVRLPLFPLNSVLFPGLVLPLNIFEERYRAMMRELLRTGEDEPRRFAVVAIRDGREVAPTAPGLPDQTALPERGPAAGFGPDPIQAFHRVGCIADAATVREREDGSFEVLATGTTRVRLVSVDASGPFLTAELEELPEDAGDGAGVLAEGVLRAFRNYQKRLAGARERSLTGAELPDEPSVVSYLVAAAAVLDIPAKQRLLQAPDTATRLAEELKLLRTETAVIRHLPSLPAVDLTRAPTSPN; encoded by the coding sequence GTGACCACCGTTCGCCTGCCCCTCTTCCCGCTGAACTCGGTGCTGTTCCCGGGACTCGTCCTCCCGCTGAACATCTTCGAGGAGCGTTATCGCGCCATGATGCGCGAGCTGCTGAGGACGGGCGAGGACGAGCCGCGCCGTTTCGCGGTCGTCGCGATCCGCGACGGCCGGGAGGTCGCGCCGACCGCGCCCGGCCTGCCGGACCAGACGGCCCTGCCCGAGCGGGGCCCGGCCGCGGGCTTCGGCCCCGACCCGATCCAGGCCTTCCACCGGGTCGGCTGCATCGCCGACGCGGCGACCGTCCGGGAGCGCGAGGACGGCAGCTTCGAGGTCCTGGCGACCGGCACGACGCGGGTCCGCCTGGTGTCGGTGGACGCCTCGGGCCCCTTCCTGACGGCGGAGCTGGAAGAGCTTCCGGAGGATGCGGGCGACGGCGCGGGCGTGCTGGCCGAGGGCGTGCTGCGGGCCTTCCGCAACTACCAGAAGCGGCTGGCCGGCGCCCGCGAGCGGTCGCTGACCGGCGCGGAGCTCCCCGACGAGCCCTCGGTGGTCTCCTACCTGGTGGCAGCGGCGGCGGTGCTGGACATCCCGGCGAAGCAGCGGCTGCTCCAGGCCCCGGACACCGCGACCCGGCTGGCGGAGGAGCTGAAGCTGCTGCGCACGGAGACGGCGGTGATCCGCCACCTCCCGTCACTGCCGGCGGTGGACCTGACCCGTGCCCCGACGAGCCCGAACTGA
- a CDS encoding ABC transporter permease — MAPGARFFPSLAAVYRAQLSRARVARIPLLFVATFQSVGIMILMRGVVDGGSEARAVVAGSSVLVVAFVALNLLAQYFGQLRAGGGLDHYATLPVPPASVVLGAAAAYASFTLPGTLVTAVVGCLLFGLPMSGLWILAAVVPLAGAALAGLGAALGLLAPRQELATLAGQLGMSAALLLGVLPPERMPDVIVWARDLLPSTYGVEAFARTFAPRPDWAAVALDLGVCGAVGVLSLAVATWAYRRAAVR, encoded by the coding sequence CTGGCGCCCGGCGCGCGGTTCTTCCCCTCCCTGGCCGCCGTGTACCGGGCCCAGCTGTCCCGGGCCCGGGTGGCACGGATCCCGCTGCTGTTCGTCGCCACCTTCCAGTCCGTCGGGATCATGATCCTGATGCGGGGCGTGGTCGACGGGGGCTCCGAGGCCCGCGCCGTCGTCGCCGGCTCCTCGGTGCTCGTCGTCGCCTTCGTCGCGCTGAACCTGCTCGCCCAGTACTTCGGGCAGCTGCGGGCCGGCGGCGGACTCGACCACTACGCCACCCTGCCGGTGCCGCCCGCCTCGGTCGTACTGGGCGCGGCCGCCGCGTACGCCTCCTTCACGCTGCCGGGGACCCTGGTCACCGCGGTCGTCGGGTGCCTGCTGTTCGGGCTGCCGATGAGCGGGCTGTGGATCCTGGCCGCGGTGGTACCGCTGGCCGGGGCCGCGCTGGCCGGGCTCGGCGCGGCGCTCGGGCTGCTGGCCCCGCGGCAGGAGCTGGCCACCCTCGCAGGACAGCTCGGCATGTCGGCGGCCCTGCTGCTCGGGGTGCTGCCGCCGGAGCGGATGCCGGACGTCATTGTGTGGGCCCGGGACCTGCTGCCGTCCACGTACGGGGTCGAGGCGTTCGCCCGTACCTTCGCCCCCCGGCCCGACTGGGCCGCCGTCGCCCTCGACCTGGGCGTGTGCGGGGCGGTGGGGGTCCTCTCGCTGGCCGTCGCGACCTGGGCGTACCGCCGGGCGGCCGTCCGCTGA
- the dnaE gene encoding DNA polymerase III subunit alpha, with protein sequence MTKPPFTHLHVHTQYSLLDGAARLKDMFNACNEMGMTHIAMSDHGNLHGAYDFFHTAQKAGITPIIGIEAYVAPESRRNKRRIQWGQPHQKRDDVSGSGGYTHKTIWASNATGLHNIFRLSSDAYAEGWLTKWPRMDKETISKWSEGLIASTGCPSGEVQTRLRLGQFDEAVQAASDYKDIFGEGRYFLELMDHGIEIERRVRDGLLEIGKKLGIPPLVTNDSHYTYASEAGAHDALLCIQTGKNLSDPDRFRFDGTGYYLKSTDEMYAIDSSDAWQEGCANTRLVADQIDTEGMFKFRNLMPKFDIPEGHTEVSWFREETMRGMHRRYPGGIPEDRMKQAEYEMDTIISMGFPGYFLVVADFIMWAKNQGIAVGPGRGSAAGSIVAYAMGITDLDPLTHGLIFERFLNPERVSMPDVDIDFDERRRVEVIRYVTEKYGADKVAMIGTYGTIKAKNAIKDSARVLGYPYAMGDRLTKAMPADVLGKGIPLSGILDPSHPRYSEAGEIRSMYENEPDVKKVIDTARGVEGLVRQMGVHAAGVIMSSETITDHVPVWVRHTDGVTITQWDYPSCESLGLLKMDFLGLRNLTIMDDAVKMVKANKGIDIDLLALPLDDPKTFELLGRGDTLGVFQFDGGPMRSLLRLMKPDNFEDISAVSALYRPGPMGMNSHTNYALRKNKQQEITPIHPELEGPLEEVLAVTYGLIVYQEQVQKAAQIIAGYSLGEADILRRVMGKKKPEELAKNFVIFEEGAKKKGFSDQAIKALWDVLVPFAGYAFNKAHSAAYGLVSYWTAYLKANFPAEYMAGLLTSVKDDKDKSAIYLNECRRMGIKVLPPNVNESEPNFAAQGDDVILFGLTAVRNVGTNVVESIIRTRKAKGKFSSFPDFLDKVEAVVCNKRTVESLIKAGAYDEMGHTRKGLVAHHESMIDNVVAVKRKEAEGQFDLFGGMGDENASDEPGFGLDVEFSDVEWEKSYLLAQEREMLGLYVSDHPLFGLEHVLSDKTDAGISQLTGGEHGDGAVVTIGGIISGLQRKMTKQGNAWAIATVEDLAGSIECMFFPATYQLVSTQLVEDTVVFVKGRLDKREDVPRLVAMEMMVPDLSSAGTNAPVVLTIPTVKVTPPMVTRLGEILRHHKGNTEVRIKLQGPRTTTVLRLDKHRVQPDPALFGDLKVLLGPSCLAG encoded by the coding sequence GTGACAAAGCCGCCGTTCACGCACCTGCACGTCCACACCCAGTACTCGCTGCTGGACGGTGCCGCGCGGCTGAAGGACATGTTCAACGCGTGCAACGAGATGGGCATGACGCACATCGCCATGTCCGACCACGGCAATCTGCACGGCGCCTATGACTTCTTCCACACCGCGCAGAAGGCCGGCATCACGCCGATCATCGGCATCGAGGCGTACGTCGCCCCCGAGTCCCGGCGCAACAAGCGGCGCATCCAGTGGGGCCAGCCGCACCAGAAGCGGGACGACGTCTCCGGTTCCGGTGGTTACACCCACAAGACCATCTGGGCGTCGAACGCCACCGGCCTGCACAACATCTTCCGGCTGTCCTCCGACGCGTACGCCGAGGGCTGGCTCACGAAGTGGCCGCGGATGGACAAGGAGACCATCTCCAAGTGGTCCGAGGGCCTGATCGCCTCCACCGGCTGCCCGTCGGGCGAGGTGCAGACCAGGCTGCGCCTCGGCCAGTTCGACGAGGCCGTGCAGGCTGCCTCCGACTACAAGGACATCTTCGGCGAGGGACGCTACTTCCTGGAGCTGATGGACCACGGCATCGAGATCGAGCGCCGGGTCCGCGACGGGCTGCTGGAGATCGGCAAGAAGCTCGGCATCCCGCCGCTGGTGACGAACGACTCGCACTACACGTACGCGAGCGAGGCCGGCGCCCACGACGCCCTGCTGTGCATCCAGACCGGCAAGAACCTCTCGGACCCGGACCGCTTCCGCTTCGACGGCACCGGCTACTACCTGAAGTCGACCGACGAGATGTACGCGATCGACTCCTCGGACGCCTGGCAGGAGGGCTGCGCCAACACCCGGCTGGTCGCGGACCAGATCGACACCGAGGGCATGTTCAAGTTCCGGAACCTGATGCCGAAGTTCGACATCCCGGAGGGCCACACCGAGGTCAGCTGGTTCCGCGAGGAGACCATGCGCGGCATGCACCGCCGCTACCCGGGAGGCATCCCGGAGGACCGGATGAAGCAGGCCGAGTACGAGATGGACACGATCATCTCGATGGGCTTCCCCGGCTACTTCCTCGTGGTCGCCGACTTCATCATGTGGGCCAAGAACCAGGGCATCGCGGTGGGCCCGGGCCGAGGCTCCGCGGCCGGTTCGATCGTCGCCTACGCCATGGGCATCACCGACCTCGACCCGCTCACGCACGGCCTGATCTTCGAGCGCTTCCTGAACCCCGAGCGCGTTTCCATGCCCGATGTCGACATCGACTTCGACGAGCGTCGGCGCGTCGAGGTGATCCGGTATGTGACCGAGAAGTACGGCGCCGACAAGGTCGCCATGATCGGCACCTACGGCACCATCAAGGCCAAGAACGCGATCAAGGACTCGGCCCGCGTCCTGGGCTACCCGTACGCCATGGGCGACCGCCTCACCAAGGCCATGCCCGCCGACGTCCTCGGCAAGGGCATCCCGCTCTCCGGCATCCTCGACCCCTCGCACCCCCGCTACAGCGAAGCGGGCGAGATCCGCTCGATGTACGAGAACGAGCCGGACGTCAAGAAGGTCATCGACACCGCCCGCGGCGTCGAGGGCCTGGTCCGCCAGATGGGCGTGCACGCCGCCGGCGTGATCATGTCCAGCGAGACGATCACCGACCACGTGCCCGTCTGGGTGCGGCACACCGACGGCGTCACCATCACCCAGTGGGACTACCCGAGCTGCGAGTCGCTCGGCCTGCTGAAGATGGACTTCCTCGGCCTGCGCAACCTCACGATCATGGACGACGCCGTCAAGATGGTGAAGGCCAACAAGGGGATCGACATCGACCTCCTGGCCCTCCCGCTCGACGACCCCAAGACCTTCGAACTGCTCGGCCGCGGTGACACCCTCGGCGTCTTCCAGTTCGACGGCGGGCCCATGCGCTCCCTGCTGCGCCTGATGAAGCCCGACAACTTCGAGGACATCTCCGCCGTCTCGGCCCTGTACCGGCCGGGCCCGATGGGCATGAACTCGCACACGAACTACGCCCTGCGCAAGAACAAGCAGCAGGAGATCACCCCGATCCACCCGGAGCTGGAGGGACCGCTCGAAGAGGTCCTCGCGGTCACCTACGGCCTGATCGTCTACCAGGAGCAGGTCCAGAAGGCCGCCCAGATCATCGCCGGGTACTCGCTCGGCGAGGCCGACATCCTGCGCCGCGTGATGGGCAAGAAGAAGCCCGAGGAGCTGGCGAAGAACTTCGTCATCTTCGAGGAGGGCGCCAAGAAGAAGGGCTTCAGCGACCAGGCGATCAAGGCCCTGTGGGACGTGCTGGTCCCCTTCGCCGGCTACGCCTTCAACAAGGCCCACTCGGCCGCGTACGGCCTGGTCTCCTACTGGACCGCCTACCTCAAGGCGAACTTCCCGGCCGAGTACATGGCCGGCCTGCTCACCTCGGTCAAGGACGACAAGGACAAGTCCGCGATCTACCTGAACGAGTGCCGCAGGATGGGCATCAAGGTCCTGCCGCCGAACGTGAACGAGTCCGAGCCGAACTTCGCGGCCCAGGGCGACGACGTGATCCTCTTCGGCCTCACCGCGGTGCGCAACGTCGGCACGAACGTCGTGGAGTCGATCATCAGGACCAGGAAGGCCAAGGGGAAGTTCTCCTCCTTCCCCGACTTCCTGGACAAGGTCGAGGCCGTCGTCTGCAACAAGCGCACGGTCGAGTCGCTGATCAAGGCCGGCGCGTACGACGAGATGGGCCACACCCGCAAGGGGCTGGTCGCGCACCACGAGTCGATGATCGACAACGTGGTCGCGGTCAAGCGCAAGGAGGCCGAGGGGCAGTTCGACCTGTTCGGCGGAATGGGTGACGAGAACGCGAGCGACGAGCCCGGCTTCGGGCTCGACGTGGAGTTCTCCGACGTCGAGTGGGAGAAGTCCTACCTGCTCGCCCAGGAGCGCGAGATGCTCGGCCTCTACGTCTCCGACCACCCGCTGTTCGGCCTGGAGCACGTGCTGTCCGACAAGACGGACGCCGGAATCTCCCAGCTGACCGGCGGCGAGCACGGCGACGGCGCGGTCGTCACCATCGGCGGCATCATCTCGGGCCTCCAGCGCAAGATGACCAAGCAGGGCAACGCGTGGGCCATCGCCACCGTCGAGGACCTCGCCGGCTCCATCGAATGCATGTTCTTCCCGGCGACCTACCAGCTCGTCTCCACCCAGCTGGTCGAGGACACCGTCGTCTTCGTCAAGGGCCGCCTCGACAAGCGCGAGGACGTCCCCCGCCTGGTCGCCATGGAGATGATGGTCCCCGACCTCTCCTCGGCCGGCACCAACGCCCCGGTGGTCCTCACCATCCCCACCGTCAAGGTCACGCCGCCGATGGTGACCCGTCTGGGCGAGATCCTGCGCCACCACAAGGGCAACACCGAGGTGCGGATCAAGCTCCAGGGGCCGCGGACCACCACCGTGCTCCGCCTCGACAAGCACCGCGTACAGCCCGACCCCGCCCTCTTCGGCGACCTCAAGGTACTGCTCGGGCCGTCCTGCCTGGCCGGATAG
- a CDS encoding ABC transporter ATP-binding protein has product MSTGTAQAQEGTAAAAGAAPDVICAVRDLVKTYPAVRGRRGAPALPETRANDGISLDVRRGEVFGLLGPNGAGKSTLVRQLTGLMRPDSGSVTLLGHDIVGHPDRAARLLAYLGQESTALDELTVSLAAETTGRLRGLDLRAARAARDAVLDELGLTAIAGRPLKKLSGGQRRLACFAAALVGERPVLVLDEPTTGMDPVARRAVWSAVDRRRAQHGATVLLVTHNVIEAETVLDRVAVIDQGKVIACDTPAGLKATVADEVRLELVWREGAPLEVPEVARLRARAVESGRRWVLRLAPDEARAAVASVTGSPAFAALDDFTLATPSLEDVYLALGGRTKGLVKS; this is encoded by the coding sequence GTGAGTACGGGCACAGCACAGGCGCAAGAAGGCACGGCGGCGGCCGCGGGAGCGGCGCCGGACGTCATCTGCGCGGTGCGTGACCTCGTCAAGACCTATCCCGCGGTACGCGGCCGGCGCGGGGCCCCCGCCCTGCCCGAGACCCGCGCCAACGACGGGATCTCCCTGGACGTCCGGCGCGGCGAGGTCTTCGGCCTGCTCGGCCCCAACGGCGCCGGCAAGTCCACGCTGGTCCGCCAGCTCACCGGCCTGATGCGGCCGGACTCCGGCTCGGTCACCCTGCTCGGCCACGACATCGTGGGCCACCCCGACCGCGCCGCCCGGCTCCTCGCCTACCTGGGGCAGGAATCCACCGCCCTGGACGAGCTCACGGTGTCGCTCGCCGCCGAGACCACCGGACGGCTGCGCGGGCTCGACCTCCGCGCGGCCCGCGCCGCGCGCGACGCCGTACTGGACGAACTCGGACTGACCGCGATCGCCGGACGGCCCCTGAAGAAGCTTTCCGGCGGCCAGCGCCGCCTCGCCTGCTTCGCCGCCGCGCTGGTGGGGGAGCGGCCCGTGCTGGTCCTCGACGAGCCCACCACCGGTATGGACCCGGTCGCCCGGCGGGCGGTCTGGTCCGCGGTCGACCGGCGCCGCGCACAGCACGGCGCCACGGTCCTGCTGGTCACCCACAACGTCATCGAGGCCGAGACCGTCCTGGACCGGGTCGCCGTCATCGACCAGGGCAAGGTCATCGCCTGCGACACCCCGGCCGGCCTGAAGGCCACCGTCGCGGACGAGGTCCGGCTGGAGCTGGTCTGGCGCGAGGGCGCCCCGTTGGAGGTCCCCGAGGTCGCCCGGCTGCGCGCCCGGGCGGTCGAGTCAGGGCGCCGCTGGGTGCTCCGGCTGGCGCCGGACGAGGCGAGGGCGGCGGTGGCCTCGGTCACCGGGAGCCCGGCCTTCGCCGCGCTCGACGACTTCACCCTGGCCACCCCCAGCCTGGAAGACGTGTACCTGGCCCTCGGCGGCAGGACGAAAGGGCTGGTGAAGTCGTGA
- a CDS encoding oxidoreductase — protein MAEARTDEEPADLTAAERRMWEAFRTGSVCDLSARAADRDDPHAEYVWGPERSVRARVVARLLLHGPPPVPGRVASLKLRGVRISGRLELSGGAVAPYVELQSCRFDSEIQLSEARFGTLRMVNCAIPRLEASRLHTEGDLHLPRCRVARGIRLTDAQIGTDLLISQAVVQRDSKGRAIAADGMSVAQDFQGELLETYGEVSLRGAKVGVSMNLRGARLGNPYGRFALNAPQLTVERTLYLTSIALDYAAYGGSSTPPYGLGPTPTRGRLAQHFECRGGLRLDDGRFGDAIDFYGARFVLTPEQEISLRRIQTPEFRFVGERPQEGRVVVSGAKVVKLVDTSTSWPGPGGLSIEGFVYENLAPRGHFPLSRRLEWVEAATPEYSPEPYERLAAVLRASGEDQDAREVLLAKQRRRRATLPPAPKAWGYLQDWTVVYGYRPGRAALWMAVLWAAGALLFSQLDPPAIKEDEHPQWSAALYALDLLLPVIDLGQQGQWKLEGGWQWGAAGLVIMGWILATTVAAGASRLLRRG, from the coding sequence GTGGCCGAGGCGCGCACGGACGAGGAACCGGCGGATCTCACCGCCGCGGAACGGCGCATGTGGGAGGCGTTCCGCACGGGAAGCGTCTGCGATCTCAGCGCCCGCGCCGCCGACCGGGACGATCCGCACGCCGAGTACGTCTGGGGGCCCGAGCGCAGCGTCCGCGCCCGGGTGGTCGCCCGGCTGCTGCTGCACGGGCCGCCGCCGGTGCCGGGCCGGGTGGCCTCCCTCAAGCTGCGCGGGGTGCGGATCAGCGGGCGGCTGGAACTGTCCGGTGGCGCGGTGGCCCCGTACGTGGAGCTCCAGTCCTGTCGCTTCGACAGCGAGATCCAGCTGTCGGAGGCCCGCTTCGGCACGCTGCGGATGGTCAACTGCGCGATACCGCGGCTGGAGGCCTCCCGGCTGCACACCGAGGGCGATCTGCACCTGCCGCGCTGCCGGGTGGCGCGCGGGATCCGGCTCACCGACGCGCAGATCGGCACCGATCTGCTGATCAGCCAGGCCGTGGTGCAGCGGGACAGCAAGGGGCGGGCGATCGCCGCGGACGGGATGTCCGTCGCGCAGGACTTCCAGGGCGAGCTGCTGGAGACGTACGGCGAGGTGAGCCTGCGCGGCGCCAAGGTCGGCGTGTCGATGAACCTGCGCGGTGCCCGCCTGGGCAATCCGTACGGGCGCTTCGCGCTGAACGCCCCCCAGCTGACCGTCGAGCGGACCCTGTACCTGACCTCGATCGCGCTGGACTACGCGGCGTACGGGGGCTCCTCCACTCCCCCGTACGGGCTGGGGCCGACGCCCACCCGCGGCCGGCTGGCCCAGCACTTCGAGTGCCGGGGCGGGCTGCGGCTGGACGACGGCCGCTTCGGCGACGCCATCGACTTCTACGGGGCGCGCTTCGTGCTCACCCCCGAGCAGGAGATATCCCTGCGCCGGATCCAGACCCCCGAGTTCCGTTTCGTCGGCGAGCGGCCGCAGGAGGGCCGGGTGGTGGTGTCCGGGGCCAAGGTGGTCAAGCTCGTCGACACCTCCACGAGCTGGCCGGGCCCCGGCGGGCTGTCCATCGAGGGGTTCGTCTACGAGAACCTCGCGCCCCGGGGCCACTTCCCGCTCTCCCGCCGCCTGGAGTGGGTGGAGGCGGCCACTCCCGAGTACTCGCCGGAGCCGTACGAGCGGCTGGCCGCCGTACTGCGGGCCAGCGGCGAGGACCAGGACGCCCGTGAGGTGCTGCTGGCCAAGCAGCGGCGGCGCCGGGCCACGCTGCCGCCCGCCCCGAAGGCGTGGGGCTACCTCCAGGACTGGACGGTGGTCTACGGCTACCGCCCGGGCCGGGCCGCCCTGTGGATGGCGGTGCTGTGGGCGGCGGGGGCGCTGCTGTTCTCCCAGCTCGACCCGCCGGCGATCAAGGAGGACGAGCATCCGCAGTGGAGCGCCGCCCTGTACGCGCTGGACCTGCTGCTGCCGGTCATCGACCTCGGTCAGCAGGGGCAGTGGAAGCTGGAGGGCGGCTGGCAGTGGGGGGCGGCGGGCCTGGTCATCATGGGCTGGATCCTGGCCACGACGGTGGCGGCGGGAGCCTCCCGGCTGCTGCGGCGGGGGTGA
- the ybaK gene encoding Cys-tRNA(Pro) deacylase, with protein sequence MAKKSKQAAGTPAIVALTAAGVAFTTHAYEHDPAHPSYGEEAAQALGVSPAQVFKTLVADVDGVLTVAVVPVSGSLDLKALATAVGGKRAAMADPALAERTTGYVRGGISPLGQRKRLRTVIDASAAAHPTICCSAGRRGLEVELSPSDLTTLTSATLAPIARQG encoded by the coding sequence ATGGCGAAGAAGTCCAAGCAGGCAGCAGGCACCCCGGCGATCGTCGCCCTGACGGCGGCGGGCGTCGCGTTCACCACGCACGCCTACGAGCACGACCCGGCGCACCCCTCGTACGGCGAGGAGGCGGCCCAGGCGCTCGGCGTCTCGCCCGCCCAGGTCTTCAAGACGCTCGTCGCGGACGTGGACGGGGTCCTGACGGTGGCGGTGGTGCCGGTGTCGGGGTCGCTGGACCTCAAGGCCCTGGCGACGGCGGTGGGCGGCAAGCGGGCGGCGATGGCCGACCCGGCCCTGGCGGAGCGCACGACGGGCTACGTCCGCGGCGGCATCTCCCCGCTGGGCCAGCGCAAGCGGCTGCGCACGGTGATCGACGCCTCGGCCGCGGCCCACCCCACGATCTGCTGCTCGGCGGGCCGCCGCGGCCTGGAGGTCGAGCTCTCCCCGTCGGACCTGACCACCCTCACCTCGGCCACCCTGGCCCCGATCGCCCGTCAGGGTTAG